A region from the Acyrthosiphon pisum isolate AL4f chromosome A1, pea_aphid_22Mar2018_4r6ur, whole genome shotgun sequence genome encodes:
- the LOC100570224 gene encoding RNA polymerase II-associated protein 1: MTTNSRKPSLFALKMQKRIDQQTNLSLEPELAKTSFGDTSVVLSGPEASDIHKENVQKLISMSDEELLNAKNELMNSMDGKLIEFLKSKRNNDCTHGKYDLKPKDSDRVKLVNNQNKIKEDKIKHLSYMKDLVNNGLNMDVIEEEKLGWTGDVNVENQNTVVDVYAARFGLDGKLLPYIIENKTTVDGLHHHGEEQHRPGYTIDELYSFLRKNHAPQRILALDVLSKLINNACSYDSVLDKPLLCSLMESGMFVLLRIALDDTNIAIITNALKAIGNLFSRKSDRTMLTGLSGCNCDIALPVYTVRDAEIDKNELDKTSDYDLIVLDLVQGALRTDLILRLQYIVFNMNIGSSSLLDITEILTGIASRGEKYAFLVVETNLFKHLYSLVFTNLHSDDLSETFIFLTRVISNQSTKCALKLLEMKILDSIFKYINNPTKTPLLLECLYLWQTFFEYKLAGQTITEVANLVLKFVDRSVGLTADLTKTDLSLMSASLSLIDSALRNFGKIYIDPVYQLTEIILARLLSSSDLPNFETSKLIGNCFSVLSSKNLKFDSVSSKAVEYLNKHFGKICEILYEKSWLMSDYVNNSAKCYPSLGFINISLNGGEPLFMLIGLMKFLCNNPRHFNIPKQFWTYLNKLMKSSIDVSHWYCRYEIIFLINILKTLTNIEFEVVSTHKIAITLMSFIPKHMAEELYYTLKLYFNSSYVESIKYESNFEILKSFYEILIPNNKSTCASILITELDPILPKDWLFLPILKIHETAFFKSSKEGESLLKESLANVLFMETHYPKVCEQTPLAARYCRVACTFMCGRRGTIFHEVKSILNEIWHVYAAQNDTLSFKDPIKGVESFYDFYKTLCEHYVSVSYSDTVFGAYVLLPLQRKHSVELRKLVWSEIELPQTINIDKEHLDRVPLHNYTQPVETNKELLKMYTRVMSLRRKFIMYHIAISHLNQI; encoded by the coding sequence atgaCTACCAATTCGCGGAAACCCAGTCTGTTTgctttaaaaatgcaaaaacgaATAGATCAACAAACAAATTTGTCTCTTGAACCCGAACTCGCCAAAACTTCTTTCGGAGATACTAGTGTTGTACTAAGTGGCCCTGAAGCCAGTGATATACACAaagaaaatgtacaaaaactTATTAGTATGAGCGACGAGGAGTtattaaatgcaaaaaatgaaTTGATGAATAGCATGGATGggaaattaattgaatttttaaaatctaaacgaAACAATGACTGCACCCACGGAAAGTATGATCTGAAACCAAAGGACAGTGATAGAGTAAAATTGGTCAATAACCAAAATAAGATAAaagaagataaaataaaacatttatcttaTATGAAAGATCTAGTTAACAATGGTCTAAATATGGATGTAATCGAAGAAGAGAAACTCGGATGGACAGGTGATGTGAATGTTGAAAATCAAAACACAGTTGTTGATGTTTATGCTGCTCGTTTCGGTCTTGATGGAAAACTGTTGCCCTACATAATCGAAAATAAAACTACTGTTGACGGCTTACATCATCACGGCGAAGAACAACATCGTCCTGGATATACTATAGATGAACTCTATTCTTTTCTTCGTAAAAATCATGCTCCTCAAAGAATATTAGCCTTAGATGTGTTGTCAAAACTTATCAATAATGCTTGTTCCTATGATTCAGTCTTAGACAAACCTCTTTTATGTTCTCTGATGGAATCTGGTATGTTTGTACTGTTGAGAATTGCATTAGACGACACTAACATCGCAATTATTACAAATGCATTGAAAGCTATAGGAAATTTATTTTCCAGAAAATCTGACCGCACAATGTTAACTGGTTTATCTGGATGTAATTGTGACATCGCTTTACCTGTTTACACAGTTCGAGATGCAGAAAtcgataaaaatgaattagatAAAACCTCTGATTATGATCTGATAGTATTAGATCTTGTACAAGGAGCGCTGAGAACTGACTTAATTTTAAGATTACagtatattgttttcaatatgAATATAGGATCTAGCAGTCTTTTAGACATAACAGAAATTTTAACTGGCATTGCTTCCAGAGgggaaaaatatgcatttttagttGTTGAGACAAATTTGTTCAAGCATTTGTAtagtttagtttttacaaaCTTACATTCTGACGACCTATCAGAAACCTTTATATTTCTCACTCGTGTAATCAGTAATCAGTCAACTAAATGTGCtttaaaactattggaaatgAAAATCCTAGAttctatatttaagtatattaacaaTCCGACAAAGACTCCATTGCTACTAGAATGTCTATACTTGTGGCagacattttttgaatataagtTGGCTGGTCAAACAATTACCGAAGTAGCCAATCTTGTATTAAAGTTTGTTGATCGCTCAGTTGGACTTACTGCAGATTTAACAAAAACTGATTTGTCTTTAATGTCAGCAAGTTTAAGTCTAATTGATTCAGCCTTGAGAAATTTTGGCAAAATCTATATCGATCCAGTGTATCAGCTTACAGAAATAATTTTAGCCAGACTATTAAGTAGCTCTGATCTGCCTAATTTtgaaacttcaaaactaatagGCAACTGTTTCTCTGTTCTCAGTTCTAAGAACTTGAAATTTGATTCTGTATCCTCGAAAGcagttgaatatttaaataaacattttggaaaaatatgtgaaatactATATGAAAAATCATGGTTGATGAGCGATTACGTGAACAATAGTGCAAAATGCTATCCCAGTCTTgggtttataaatatatcattaaatggAGGAGAACCTTTGTTCATGTTAATTGGACTTATGAAATTCTTATGCAATAACCCCAGACATTTTAATATCCCTAAACAGTTTtggacatatttaaataaactaatgaAATCATCTATAGATGTATCACATTGGTATTGcagatatgaaataatttttttaattaacatactAAAAACTTTGACAAACATTGAATTTGAAGTAGTCTCAACCCATAAAATTGCCATAACACTTATGTCGTTCATACCTAAACATATGGCTGaagaattgtattatactttaaaattgtattttaacagTAGTTATGTAGAAAGTATCAAGTACGAAagcaattttgaaattttaaaatcattctaTGAGATACTTATACCCAATAACAAAAGCACTTGTGCAAGTATATTAATTACTGAACTGGATCCTATTTTACCAAAGGATTGGTTGTTTTTACCAATTTTGAAGATTCATGAAACTGCATTTTTTAAAAGCTCAAAAGAAGGTGAATCGCTTCTTAAAGAATCATTAGCTAATGTATTGTTTATGGAAACACATTATCCAAAAGTTTGTGAACAAACTCCATTGGCTGCGCGTTATTGCCGTGTAGCTTGTACATTCATGTGTGGTCGTCGTGGTACAATTTTCCATGAGGTAAAATCAATATTGAATGAAATTTGGCATGTATACGCAGCCCAAAACGACACCCTGAGTTTTAAAGATCCTATAAAAGGAGTTGAATCTTTCTATGACTTTTACAAAACACTATGTGAACATTATGTAAGTGTATCATATTCGGACACAGTGTTTGGGGCATATGTATTGCTTCCCTTACAAAGAAAACACAGTGTTGAACTAAGAAAACTAGTTTGGTCAGAAATTGAGTTGCCGCAGACTATTAACATTGACAAAGAGCATCTAGATCGAGTACCACTGCATAATTATACTCAGCCTGTTGAGACTAATAaagaacttttaaaaatgtatactcgaGTTATGAGTTTAAGAcgaaaatttatcatgtatcaTATTGCCATATCCCATTTAAACCAAATTTAG
- the LOC103310372 gene encoding splicing factor 3B subunit 5: MGDRYNIHSQLEHLQSKYIGTGHADTTKFEWQVNQHRDSCASYLGHYDLLNWFGIAENEAKARVRFNLMEKMLQPCGPPPEKPDE; this comes from the coding sequence ATGGGTGACCGATACAATATTCACAGTCAATTGGAGCACCTTCAgtcaaaatacataggtacaggCCACGCAGATACCACCAAGTTTGAATGGCAAGTAAATCAACACCGTGACTCGTGTGCTTCATACCTGGGGCATTATGATTTATTGAATTGGTTTGGAATTGCTGAGAACGAAGCTAAAGCAAGAGTACGATTCaatttaatggaaaaaatgTTGCAGCCTTGTGGGCCTCCACCAGAGAAACCTGATGAATAA